Within the Nasonia vitripennis strain AsymCx chromosome 3 unlocalized genomic scaffold, Nvit_psr_1.1 chr3_random0005, whole genome shotgun sequence genome, the region TAATCAAATTCGTGCAAAATTCATATGAATCTCAATGCGAGAGTTTTATGATTCGAacaaaaaacattaaaattctagaatatataatttaattacagcaataaataataagaatTCTCAAGCAATGGAATTTAGAAAAGATAATATTTTTCGCTGCGATGATGTTTCTGtaattatagtatattgtgcaactaggggggaaaattggctttttctagcgaggtGATGTTTTGAGTACGagtgggagtcgagggcgccgtaggCCGCCGGAGACGGACACgagtgctcaaaacatcacccgagtctgaaaaagccactCTCCCCTTTTTacacaccgtactttttatgataagtacACGAATAGGCCTcttatcatgcatatgaaaggaatgggaaattcgagaactttttaaagtaaaactttttaattataaataatagtatattgaaaactttaaaaatttcgaaaattttgcaaattttgcaaattttgaaaatacttatatagacacacacatccatcggataggctgcagagtgaggaaaaaactactcccttgggaggaaaaagttttttcctcccaagggagtagttttttcccgctgctaagaaaaactcgattttccattcattttacatgcatggaaagtggcctttttcgtgcacgtattatgaaaaatattttatatttttactctTTGTAATTTTGTATCCACTATAACTTTCTTGGCGCGATAGAATAAGCAATATCTATAGTGAAAGAAACCATCTTTATAAATACTATTTCGTACACTTTATAAAACGAGTACCTGAATTTGAATACGAATTGAATGATCTGATGGCTGTGATAACCGGCTATATAACGTATGATAtatctatattatattttgatttgatggaataaaatattatattcttgtAATATTAGCATGTCATTGAAAAACTTATTATAGCTATAGTTTATGATTAAAAGGCTGctaaaatctttaaaatttgGATACTCAAGAAATATAGACGAATTTGTAgacttaaaaaatttgaatggcGATTTTATTGATTATAGCATTGGgttaagaaattatttttcatataaaatgtTTACTTTGTGATCGATAGGATTTGGCTTGCGACCACTGGGCTTTGGCGGAGACGCTGTGATGCTGATCAGCTATCCAGGAGAACTATTTATGAGGCTTTTAAAGTTGATGATTCTTCCGCTTGTCATCGCTAGTTTAATATCTGgtaagtataattttatacgATGTATAAATGCTCACACAACACTTTATaagtatattttgaaaaaaactaaCAAAATCTATTGGGAACTCACACATGAGCGGAACTCATATATATGGGGCGGAATCCAACACGGCGGAAGCACCCCACACTTTACACAGTGCTTAGATGGATGGTAGTTAGTTTTCGGCCAAAAAATGATATCCATGAAGAATATTTGTGATTATGCTGGTACTAATCCTGGACAACCTAAATTTATAGAAGGTGAAAGGGTTTATCAGGCTAAGTTCATCATTAAATGTGGAAGAAATGTAGTTTCTAAAAACAGTGGTACGATCAGCTTCGAAGCTATCTGCTTGCAGACTATTGCTATCAAAGATAAACATCCTCACGAAATTAATGGTGAAATATCGACAGGTGGCGATATTGTTCATTGCTCTTGCACATGCAAAGCTGGTCTAGGCGAGAAATGTAAGCACATTATAGCTgctcttttatatatttaccAGTAAGTTTGTAACTTATACCTAACCTATTTACCTTACATGTTATGCATTTGACCTTTTGCAactaaaaatatgtaaaaataatgactTTTTTGGAAATGCAGTGAACACACTGTTGTCCTTCGAGTGATATTTGAGATATATAAAGCAATTTTCATGAACTAAACAAATTTATCTTTTCGGAGTTGCCGAAGATATTCTGCTTGTTTACAAAGCGTTCGTTCGGCCTCGGGAAGCGATGAAAACTAACACTCAAATTATTGGCTGCTGTGCTCCCACAACCTGTTACTGCACAATAATCTCTGTTAGAACTTTTTCTACGTGGTGCGAACTCTCCGACTTccattataattattttattattaaagaaTGCAAATAAGATGCAAATTGCTATGCTTCCCAATGCAAACTTGTGGGACGCAGTACTTTCACTGCTCGCCGCGAGGGGTCAGGGCAAGTGTGTGAGTTCCCAATAGTGTGCTCATTTTTGCTATGTGCGGAGAATCAAGACTAATGATGCAAAAGTTTTCAAAGTCGTATTTGTAATCTACTTTTACGTGCAATGACTCTGCTTTGTCTTGTAGTTAGGGCAAACAGAACCagaacatttttaattaatcacaATTAGACTTGTGACACTGCTATTCTTCTATCCGGATTTTCTCATATGAAAATTCCACGCGGAAAGAACGTACTAAAAGCCGTATAGTCGTTAATTAGCCAATACTTTCAATCGAAGCAATACTAACATGGCGATCGCTAAACTTCATTTCCGTTActgaaaaaccttgggttctGTTTAGTTTCTTAATCGTTTCTGAATTGCTAATGTAAATCTGTAATTCACATTTGACAGGGTCAGCCAGCTTAAATGCTCGCATGAATGGAATGATCGCCGTTCGTACGTTGGTATATTTCATTCTGACGTCCTTGTTGAACGCTATTCTGGGGGTCAGCCTAGTTCTTCTCATTCACCCCGGCAATCCTGGCTTGCGGGAATCGATACCACCCTTGGCACAAGCTAGAGCTGTAAATATTTTGGACAGCCTACTGGATCTCGGAAGGTAAGAAAAACTAACCTTTATAAGTTTTGTCTCATTGCCAGATTGGCTGGAATTCAAGTTAggaataaacatttttacacacttgaatattttttttttacgattcgTGCTTGATTACATCatgatataaatataatattttaacatTGCACATGCCTGAAATTTCTCTCGACGGCTATATAAAATcattgtttttgttatttcaatttcaaaaaaCTTATATAGCTAAATGATAAgctaatattttagttttttaagtACTAAATTATTGGATACTTACGTATACTTACGGATCGATACTGCtcgagattttaatttttgaagtaATTTGTAtgcgtttgaaaaaaattacatacattcaatgttaatttttaccttttttacattttaaatattttaagaggACACCTTGTATAATTTTCCTGGGTtttatgatttaaaaattaagtttatttAAAAGAGTTTTTTAGcggaaaatataatataatatttacacATTTACACCCCATAATGTGTAAAACTTAAACACTTTACATcgaaaaattaagtttttactAGCAATCCACTAACAATTGACGATTTTGGAGTAATCTCCACTCCTTGTAGGTGTAGGATATATCGAATGTGATACGCGATTGGCTTCATCGTAAGGCTGCGTTTACATGGAGTCTGGAAATCTGAAGAATGGCAAATTGAAGAGACCGCGAGATTTAAATTCAACgtcaaaagtataaaaaagtcatcATCATAAATGTTAACGCATCAgcaaatcataattttttcgaaaatatgcTTGTAAatttcataacctcaaaatggcGTATGTCGCGAGATATTCATATTGACATTCTATCTTGgattcataatattttacttacatatttgtaaaaactgaatgctgttttttaaaataatacaaaaacttTTCCTAAGGTGGATCACAACATTTATGATGATGACTTCTTTATACTTTtgacgtgaatttttttttttttgtagtgGTTTGTGTTTggatattatattaaaaaataaaaataaccaGTAAAAATCTACCTTTATTGCTAATAgtcatttgaaaaataacaataacgatgaaatgaaaaaaatttaaagaagCTATTGTCTTGTTAAAGAATATGGTTATTCTGAGAATTAAAGTCATAGCCATATATCTGTGATTCCTTTTCGCTCTCATGCGCCGGTTAAAATAGACTTGCAATCGATAGTTTTGCAAGCCTATTTTATTCAGACGGTACATTGTACTATGCAACTTTAGGTAGCGAATCTCACAAACCTACGGTTGCATGAACATAGAATTCGTAAAAGTATCAGTAGACAATTATCGATCATCGCGCTCGAATGAATTGACACAGAAATTTGAAATCCGAAAACACGCAGTTGATCCGTTCAAGAGTTTCAAGGCAGTTCTTGATTTAACATGAAAAATTGTTAGTTGTGTGCTCCAGCTATACATGCAATTACTTTCATAGCGTGCATACAAAGTTATTTTAGAACATTATTTCTTGCACTATATAAGTATAGCATGTGCAATTGATTTTCAAATCGCTGATTACGCGCATCAGAAGTTAGAAAATTTACTTTCAATACGaaatataaaatgaaattCTACCACCcgattttatatagatatcCTTTTTTAAGAATGCTCATATTAGTTGAATGAAAATAAGCGAATGAACTGTTTAATCATttgcatatattttattttaggaaCATGTTTCCGGATAACTTATTCCAAGCAGCTTTTCAACAGGTTCGTAAAGCTAATGACATGTGATGCAACACGGGAGTAAAATCATAGGTTGTTCCCTGAGATTGAGTGCACTGCATTTGATCCATCCGCGAGAATGATGGATTTCACTTCCGCGTTGCATACGTAACTTTATTCGCGACTCAACTGTATAACCGCTTTGTCGAATTAGCAACGTATAATGTACGGATTAATTAGTATAAGCGGATAAGCCAGATAACTGATTAACGGCAGTAAAACGCTTCGGaccagcaaaagcaaaaataaagtGAATTTGCGGAAATAAAACCTAAGAGGAAAGCGGTTGCAACAGTTGATTCGTGCatcattaatttttgttattttaacaaaatcaaACTTGCCACAAAACAATTTTCTCTATTGTAGGCTCATACAGTTTACGTGCCAAAGAAAACTAACTTCCAGAATAACAGCGATCGATCAACAGATCCTGAAATGGTCGGAGAGGAAGAATTGATAAGAGTTGTGCAGTACCGAAGTGGTACCAATACTTTGGGAATCGTATTTTTCTGTTTGGTTTTTGGCACTTTTCTTGGAACGCTTGGAGAAAAGGGTCACGTCGtcatcgattttttcaaagcCGTGTTTGAAGTCATAATGAGAATGGTATCAACTGTTATGTGGTTAGTATATGATGAAATGTAGAGCTGATCAGAGTGGTGAATTGTGGCATGGGCAAAAATCACATTTCATGACATTTTTACGATTACAGGATGACCCCAATAGGAATCACATCGGTGATAGCTGGTAAAATCCTTGGAGTGGCGGATCTTTCGCTGGTGATGTCCCAGCTAGCCTGGTTTATCATCACGATTGTCATCGGAGTGTTTTTCTATCAACTAGTGATAATGCAGTTAATATATCTGATCATCGTGAAGAAGAACCCATTCAAGTTCTACGCTGGTCTTGCCCAGGGTACTCTCACCGCCTTCGCCATGGCATCAACGTGAGTCGTCGACCTTCAGTTCCATTCCCTCCGATAAACCAAACTCGCCTACCTCACAGAGTCTAGGCTCGCAGCACACTTCCACTACGATCTCTTTActtgaattattttgtttcttACCATTTCCTATTGCCTCGCAATCACCCCTTCGTTATACTTCATACCTTACCGCGTTCTTAGCAATAATTTTACCCGCCTGACAATGATAAAACTGTGCTCAGGTCAATTATTAATTCGACTTTCGCGTGCCTTAACTCGAGAACTCTCAACGTCTCGGGGTATACATGACGTTAGTGAAGTGGGCGTCGCGCGCTGCACTGAGAATCAATGACGCCTACGTAAACCGAGAGCAAACTTCCCGCTAGCACTGAAAATGTAATCAATGAGCTATTACTGGAGCTATTTCTTTCTTGACATTTCCTGCAATCGCATTAAGACATTGAGGCAATTTTTATCGGCAGTCGCACGTTCTCCTTTCCTTCTTCTGTTATTATTCCTTCTTCTATAACACGACACTCGATATAGCGTCTCATAATTCTGGTACTTCGGGCTTGAGGCTACTTTTCGACGTCAAATGAGCCATAACGCGGGACGTCAAAGAGCAGATAGTAAGCCCCTCGTACTGTCCGAGATTATTTATTGACAAGATAGTGTGTTTCAGCCAGCTGAATGAAAAGAAAAGGCTTTGCGAGGTCATGGCGGTCCTCTCCACATATATCCGTCCCATTCTTCCGGCTGTAGCCTTCCACAGCGCTATATTGCCAAAATTTTCATTCGAGTGCCGAATCGACGAATGAGCGTTGTGAAAAGCTGCAGGCTCTGATCTTTCATCCTTTGCCCGTTTGTCTAACGAACCTCGTTCTTCCTAGACGTTCATATAGCTCACAATGGGAGAAATTGCCATCTCCCCCTGAGAAAAGTACAGAGGTATGCAGCTCCGGGTGGCACTTAGGATGTCGACTGGTTCCGGCCTCATCTCTCGAACTCTTCCACATGCTTGCATCGCTTCTCTGAACGAGAGTAGAGCACTTGTACGCGTATATTGCTGCTGTCTCGCAGC harbors:
- the LOC100113834 gene encoding excitatory amino acid transporter isoform X2, whose product is MEDKASSRFSEYLFAKMDGQDVSASQGPRKMTADTRKWMRDNLLLMVTLSGVVLGVVLGFGLRPLGFGGDAVMLISYPGELFMRLLKLMILPLVIASLISGSASLNARMNGMIAVRTLVYFILTSLLNAILGVSLVLLIHPGNPGLRESIPPLAQARAVNILDSLLDLGRNMFPDNLFQAAFQQAHTVYVPKKTNFQNNSDRSTDPEMVGEEELIRVVQYRSGTNTLGIVFFCLVFGTFLGTLGEKGHVVIDFFKAVFEVIMRMVSTVMWMTPIGITSVIAGKILGVADLSLVMSQLAWFIITIVIGVFFYQLVIMQLIYLIIVKKNPFKFYAGLAQGTLTAFAMASTAAALPVTFRLMTEKLRVDPRVTRFVLPIGCNINMDGTALFVAVASIFIAQMNGILLGFGEIVTVVLTSTAASVSSASVPSAALVLLLVVLSAIDAPVQDVSLLFAIDWFVDRVRTTNNMLGDCYAAAVVEHLSKKELMALDAAAYQSETILPTTIANGCISANRVPDPDTVVVEMQDETKIPGIAK
- the LOC100113834 gene encoding excitatory amino acid transporter isoform X1; the protein is MEDKASSRFSEYLFAKMDGQDVSASQGPRKMTADTRKWMRDNLLLMVTLSGVVLGVVLGFGLRPLGFGGDAVMLISYPGELFMRLLKLMILPLVIASLISGSASLNARMNGMIAVRTLVYFILTSLLNAILGVSLVLLIHPGNPGLRESIPPLAQARAVNILDSLLDLGRNMFPDNLFQAAFQQAHTVYVPKKTNFQNNSDRSTDPEMVGEEELIRVVQYRSGTNTLGIVFFCLVFGTFLGTLGEKGHVVIDFFKAVFEVIMRMVSTVMWMTPIGITSVIAGKILGVADLSLVMSQLAWFIITIVIGVFFYQLVIMQLIYLIIVKKNPFKFYAGLAQGTLTAFAMASTAAALPVTFRLMTEKLRVDPRVTRFVLPIGCNINMDGTALFVAVASIFIAQMNGILLGFGEIVTVVLTSTAASVSSASVPSAALVLLLVVLSAIDAPVQDVSLLFAIDWFVDRVRTTNNMLGDCYAAAVVEHLSKKELMALDAAAYQSETILPTTIANGCISANRVPDPDTVVVEMQDETKIPGIANINESNPLRKVTEETV
- the LOC100113834 gene encoding excitatory amino acid transporter isoform X3, whose amino-acid sequence is MEDKASSRFSEYLFAKMDGQDVSASQGPRKMTADTRKWMRDNLLLMVTLSGVVLGVVLGFGLRPLGFGGDAVMLISYPGELFMRLLKLMILPLVIASLISGSASLNARMNGMIAVRTLVYFILTSLLNAILGVSLVLLIHPGNPGLRESIPPLAQARAVNILDSLLDLGRNMFPDNLFQAAFQQAHTVYVPKKTNFQNNSDRSTDPEMVGEEELIRVVQYRSGTNTLGIVFFCLVFGTFLGTLGEKGHVVIDFFKAVFEVIMRMVSTVMWMTPIGITSVIAGKILGVADLSLVMSQLAWFIITIVIGVFFYQLVIMQLIYLIIVKKNPFKFYAGLAQGTLTAFAMASTAAALPVTFRLMTEKLRVDPRVTRFVLPIGCNINMDGTALFVAVASIFIAQMNGILLGFGEIVTVVLTSTAASVSSASVPSAALVLLLVVLSAIDAPVQDVSLLFAIDWFVDRVRTTNNMLGDCYAAAVVEHLSKKELMALDAAAYQHQ